A window of Amycolatopsis australiensis contains these coding sequences:
- a CDS encoding gamma-glutamyl-gamma-aminobutyrate hydrolase family protein, whose amino-acid sequence MSRPLIGVTGRRFRLGLVAGHDHRYAGRCADSYMADFATRIARAGGVPVYLSYDAAPADAADWLSGVVITGGQDVHPARWGGDTAVVRDVDPRTDPMAHDPERDAYEIALVREAVRRGTPVLGVCRGMQIVNVALGGTLVADLPPGAVRHLSPESAPSDGTPDHVVTFEPGSIAAELFGARAVTNSWHHQAVDRCGAGLLVTGRTSDGVAEAVELADAPLLAVQWHPEWMASTDPALTWIVRVSARHLARTTTIDHEEQVRT is encoded by the coding sequence GTGAGCCGGCCGCTCATCGGCGTCACCGGGCGCCGCTTCCGGCTGGGGCTCGTGGCCGGTCACGACCACCGGTACGCCGGACGGTGCGCCGACAGCTACATGGCGGATTTCGCCACCCGGATCGCGCGGGCCGGCGGTGTGCCGGTGTACCTGTCCTACGACGCCGCCCCGGCGGACGCCGCGGACTGGCTCTCGGGCGTGGTGATCACCGGCGGGCAGGACGTCCATCCGGCGCGCTGGGGCGGGGACACCGCGGTGGTCCGCGACGTCGACCCGCGCACCGACCCGATGGCCCACGATCCGGAGCGCGACGCGTACGAGATCGCGCTCGTCCGGGAAGCCGTGCGGCGAGGCACTCCGGTGCTCGGTGTCTGCCGGGGAATGCAGATCGTCAACGTCGCGCTCGGCGGCACCCTGGTCGCCGACCTTCCTCCCGGAGCGGTGCGGCACCTGTCCCCGGAGTCCGCGCCGAGCGACGGCACGCCCGATCACGTCGTGACGTTCGAGCCCGGCTCGATCGCCGCGGAACTGTTCGGCGCGCGAGCCGTCACCAACTCGTGGCACCACCAGGCCGTCGACCGGTGCGGTGCAGGACTCCTCGTGACCGGCCGCACGAGCGACGGGGTCGCCGAGGCGGTGGAGCTGGCGGACGCACCGCTGCTGGCCGTCCAGTGGCACCCGGAATGGATGGCGAGCACGGACCCGGCGCTGACCTGGATCGTCCGGGTGTCGGCCCGGCACCTGGCCCGGACCACGACCATCGACCACGAAGAGCAGGTACGGACATGA